A region of Saprospiraceae bacterium DNA encodes the following proteins:
- a CDS encoding transposase translates to MKNCFDQIIESQGAEEAGKINLTKKQKSRNSSSLNVCTTSYQYYGVDLMEIECVSEATVMSLLAEVGRDIFKFSTASKFVSWLRLAPNNKKTGGKIISSKTPQTTNKFTLTLRNAANTISRKKTGYLLHFFQKIAYKKEEERQLLQPPEKWL, encoded by the coding sequence ATGAAGAATTGTTTTGATCAAATTATTGAATCACAAGGGGCAGAAGAAGCTGGTAAAATTAATCTGACGAAGAAACAAAAGTCAAGAAATAGCAGCAGTTTAAATGTCTGTACAACAAGTTATCAATATTATGGTGTTGACCTAATGGAAATAGAGTGTGTCAGTGAAGCCACTGTGATGTCATTATTGGCGGAAGTAGGAAGAGATATATTCAAATTTAGTACAGCCTCGAAGTTTGTCAGTTGGTTACGGTTGGCTCCAAATAATAAGAAAACCGGAGGTAAAATCATAAGCTCCAAGACCCCACAGACTACCAATAAATTTACATTGACACTACGAAATGCAGCCAATACAATTAGTAGAAAAAAAACAGGTTACCTGCTTCATTTTTTTCAAAAAATAGCTTACAAAAAGGAAGAGGAGCGGCAATTACTGCAACCGCCAGAAAAATGGCTGTGA
- a CDS encoding transposase translates to MEKKKEEVWQIVYPHSAGIDVGSRFHMVAVGQSDDQVRKFGINTDDHNLMIDFLKVHQITHVAMESTGSYFQTLFLALQEAGFEVSLVHGSHTKGIGGQKTDVKDCKWIQKLFTYGFLKSCFLPSNATMEIRTLNRHRNNLIDESSRLLNRIGQCMRQMNIRLDVAINDLGGKTGQSIIQAIVEGQRDGNKLAILADSRIRKVIKN, encoded by the coding sequence ATGGAAAAGAAAAAGGAAGAAGTATGGCAAATTGTTTACCCTCACAGCGCAGGGATTGATGTAGGGTCTCGATTCCACATGGTAGCGGTGGGACAGTCTGATGATCAGGTAAGGAAATTTGGAATCAATACCGATGATCATAATTTGATGATAGATTTTCTCAAAGTTCACCAAATAACTCATGTAGCAATGGAGAGTACAGGGAGTTATTTTCAGACTTTATTCTTGGCACTTCAAGAAGCAGGATTTGAAGTTAGCCTGGTGCATGGAAGCCATACTAAGGGTATCGGCGGTCAAAAAACAGATGTAAAAGATTGTAAATGGATACAAAAATTATTCACCTATGGGTTTTTGAAATCTTGTTTTTTGCCATCCAATGCAACTATGGAAATAAGAACATTAAATCGACATCGAAATAATCTGATCGACGAGAGTTCTAGGTTATTGAACCGAATAGGCCAATGCATGAGACAAATGAATATCCGTCTGGATGTAGCCATCAATGATTTGGGAGGCAAAACAGGACAATCGATAATACAGGCAATTGTAGAAGGTCAACGAGATGGAAATAAATTAGCTATACTGGCCGATTCGCGAATCAGAAAAGTCATCAAGAACTAG